In the Deltaproteobacteria bacterium genome, GGTGACGCGGCGGACGATCTTTTGATGTCGTTGATGATCGAGGCAGACCGTGGTGGCGATGCGGACAAGCCAACCGTCGAGCCGTTCGTGATTCGCCAACGTGTCTTCGCGCTCGATGGAACGGGCGATCGCCTCCTGGCTGAGGTCATCGGCGTCGTGGCGGCTGCCGGTCATGCGGTAGCACAGACCCCACAGCCGCTTTCGGTTCCGCTCGATCGCGGCAAGCAGCGTGCTGGATGGCGTGGAGTTCAAAAGATCGGCTCTAATCAGCGAGAACGTTTCAAGCGAGGCAAATGGTACGCGCGAGATGAGGGACGCTTTGACACGCTGAATCGCATGGGTCGGAGGCTATCATGGAAGTTCCCCACGGAGGGAGTCAGGTAAGCTCTGGGCTATTCTGCGGGGCGCGTGGGTTCAAGTTGACCCGGCGTGCTGGACGGCGTATCTCTCGCCGCGTGATCAGGTTGCGGCCGCTCCTCACGGTGCTTCTCATGGCGGTATGGATACCCATCCAATGCCCGTGGGCGGGTGCGCTGGCGATTCTCGTGCACGAGGCAGACGAGGTACATGAGGCCTCTCTGTCTTGGAAACACGGTCATCTGCACGTCGTTCTTCAACATCCTCGAACCGCGTCCGAGCACGCTGCCCAAACCCGTCGAGACGGTATCATCCAGGTCAGCGCCACCCATGATGAGGATGCGGATCATGTTTTCCATCCATTGACGCTGGGTCAGTTCCTTCGTGCCAGTGCGACGAATCTTCCTGCGTACGCTCGGCTCTGCTCTGGCTTAGCGCGTTCACGGTGCGCCGCGATGCCTGAGCACAGGGTTGCCTCTTGGCGCGCGCTTGCTCTGTCGCGGTCCAGCCCGGAAATCGACTCTCCTCGAACCACCATTCTGGTGATCTGATCCTCTCTCGCACATTGGTCGGTCGGCGGCTTCCTGGCGTAGTGCCATCCCCGCCGTTCGCGGTAGCCGTCCTGTTGTGTGACGGCATCCTTCACCTCCAGCGTTTGGGAACGAGAGAGTTGAGTTTACCCCATGGGGCAGATTTCTCCGACTATACAAGGGGCCGTGATGCTCCTCATGCTGCTTCGAAGCGCATTGACTTTCGCCGTCGAACCCTCGCCGGTTGCCGTGGATGCGCTCGTGGCCGAGACCGTTGCACGAAACCCCGAGCTGCAATTTTACGAAGCGGAGATCGCCGCGGCCCGCGGCGGGAGCACCTCCGCGGGCGCGTGGGCGAACCCGGAATTAGGCAGCGAGCTCGGGCACAAGAGCGTACACGATCTTGGTGGGAACAACATCGGTGACGGACCGAGCTGGTCGGTGTCGCTGTCCCAGACGTTTGAATTTCCTGGGCGTCTCAGCCTGCGGAAGGCCATCGCAAACCGACAGGTCGAACTGGCAGAACTCGGACTTCAACAATTTCGCGCTGCGCTCGCCATGCGAGCGCGCTCGCTCGCGTATCGGTTGCTTGCGGCGCAACAGCGCGCAGCAGCGGCGGACGAGGTGTCGAAGCGGTTTCAGGATTTGCTTGCTGTCCTGGTTCAGCGCGATGTCGCCGGAATCGCCCCCATGCTGGAGACGCGCATCGTCGAGGCCAGTGCCCTGACGCTGAACCGCCGCTCAAGCGAGGCCCGCATCGCGGCGCGCGATGCGCAGTTCGAGTTGAACCAATTGCGCGGGCTACCGATCTCGACGCCGGTCGAGGTGTCGCGCACCCACCTTCCGTTGAAACCAGCCCCCGCGCTGGACACGCTCCTTGCCACCGCGCGCGAGCGGAACTTCAGCATCCGCGCGCGTATCGCCGAACTTGAGCAGCAAGGCCTTCGTGTACAGCTGAGTCGAAACGAACGATGGCCGTCCGTGCGGGTGGCGCCCTTCATCAAAGAGGAGAATGCGGGGGACAGAGAGCGTCAGGTTGGCCTGGGCGTGAGCATTCCGCTGCCTCTGCTCAACCTCAACGCCGGTAACATAGAAGCCGCGAAGGCGCGGGAGACGCAGGCGGAGGTGGCGCTGACCGTTGCCTTGCGCGAGGTCGAGCGGAGAATCGCTGCTGCCCGCAACGCCTACGAGACCTTCCTCGCTGAGATAGCGAGATCGCCAACGGATGCGGTGCAGAAGTTTCGCGACGCTGCTCGCATGGGCGACGAACACTATCGCCTCGGAGCGCTCCCGATAGGCACATACACCGCGCTGCAAACACAGTATCTCGACGCCGTCGACGCGCTGCTGAGCACGCAAGCCGACGCTCTCGAAGCCCGGCAGCAACTCGAACTCTTCAGCGGGCTGAAGCTCGACGACGAGCCGGTCGCGGCAAGGAACACCGCGGCCGACCAGTCCCCACTCTCAAACCCTCTCCCGAGTCTCCCCGCAAATGACTGACAGGATTCTCGAGTTCGCACTCCGCAACCGCGCGCTGGTCCTGCTCGCTGCGTTTGGCTTGCTCGGAGCCGGCTCATGGTCAGCGGTGCATCTGCCCATTGACGCCGTGCCAGACATCACCGGCGTGCAGGTGCAGGTGAATACGGAAGTCTCAGCGCTGGCTGCGGAGGAATCGGAAAAGCTCGTCACGCGGCCCATCGAAGTGGAGCTTGCGGGCTTACCAGGCGTCGAGGAAATGCGTTCGCTGACGAAGTTCGGGCTCTCGCAGGTCACGCTGCAGTTTGCCGACGGCACCGACATCTACCGCGCGCGTCAGTTGGTTGCGGAGCGGTTGCAAAATGCGATCGAGCAATTGCCGCCGCGTACCACGCCGAAGCTCGCACCGATCAGCACCGGCCTGGGTGAAATCTTCTACTACAACGTTCAATACAAGCCCGACGCGCGGCACAAGCCGGCGAGCGAGATGGACCAGCTCATCGAGTTGAGTGAGATCCAGGAATACGCGATCAAGCCGCTCCTCCGCACAGTTCCCGGCATCGTGGAGATCAACGGCAGCGGCGGGTACGAGAAGCAATACGTCATCCAGCCCAAGCCCGAGGCGTTAGAAGATGTCGGCATGACCTTCAGCGAGCTGGCGGAGATCATCGAGCAGAACGTCGAGAACGCGGGCGGCGGCATCATCAGCCGAGACGGCCAGCAACTCACCATCCGCGCCGTCAGCCGCGTAACGACGCCGGAGGAGATCGGCAACCTGCCGATCAAGTTCGGTGCGGCCGTGCGCCCGTTGCTGGTGAAGGACGTGGCCGAAGTAAGCTTCGGTACAAAGGTCCGTACCGGCGCCGCCACGCTGAACGGTCACGAGACTGTGATTGGTACAACGCTGATGCTCGCAGGGGAGAACGGCCGCGAAGTCGGCGAACGGGTGAAGGCGCGGATCGCCGAGATCCAAACGAAGCTGCCGGAGGGCGTGGAGATCGTCCCGCAGTACGACCGATCGCAGCTCATCGACCGCACGGTGGCGACGGTGAAGAACAACCTCTTCGAGGGCGCCATCCTCGTTGTCGCGGTGCTCCTCGCGTTGCTCGGCAACTGGCGCGCCGCGCTGATCGTCGCCACGGCCATCCCCTTGTCGTTTCTCTTCGCCCTCACCGGCATGTTGCGCGGCGGCGTCTCCGGGAATCTGATGAGCCTCGGCGCGGTCGATTTCGGTCTCATCATCGACGGCGCGGTGGTCATCGTCGAAAACATCGTCCGCCAGCTCGGGTCGCGCCAGCACAAGCTGGGACGCGTGCTCACCGACCAAGAACGCTCCGCAGTCGTGCTCGCCGCCAGCAAGCAGGTCGGCTCGCCCATGTTCTTCGGTGTGGTCATCATCACCATCGTCTATATCCCGATCCTCGCACTGTCCGGCATCGAAGGGAAAATGTTCCACCCGATGGCCATCACCGTCATGCTCGCGCTCGCCGGCGCGTTGCTCCTCGCTCTCACCCTCATGCCGGTGCTCTGCTCCTTCCTGCTTCGCGGGAAGATCGACGAAGGCGACAACGTCCTCATGCGCCTGGCCAAGGCCGCGTACGAGCCATCCCTACGGGCGGCGCTGAAGCTACGCTGGGTCGTCGTGGTTGCCGCTGTGTTGCTCTTCGCCGGCTCCCTCTTGGTCTTCGGGCGGCTCGGCGCCGAGTTCGTTCCGAAGCTTGATGAAGGCTCGATCACTGCAATGCTGTACAAGCCCGTCGGCATGAGCCTGGAGGCGTCGATGCAGACCGACATCGCCGTTGAAACTCTGCTGCTCAAGGAGTTCCCGGAGCTCAACCGCATTTTCTCGCGCATTGGTACCAGCGCCATCGCGTCCGATCCGATGCCGCCGAATGAGAGCGACGTATACGTCTTCTACAAGCCCCTGGCCGAATGGCCGAAGACAGCCGGCCGACCGACGAACAAAGCTGAACTGCGCGAGCGCATTGAGGCGGCCTTGAAGGAGATGAACCCCGAATACGACATCCTCTTCGCCCAGCCCATCGAGATGCGTTTCAACGAAATGCTCGAAGGCACCAAGACCGAGCTGTCGGTGAAGATATTCGGTACCGACTATGACGTGCTCGAGACGCTGGCGACGCAGATCAAGGCTATTCTCGAAACGACCCCCGGTGCGGCGCAGGTGGAGTACGAAACAGAAGGTCGCACGCCGCAGCTCCAGATCGAGGTGAAGCGCGCCGCCCTCCAACGTTACAGCCTCCAGGCGGGGGAGGTGAACAAGGCGGTCAGCGCCGCGCTCGGTGGGCAGATAGTTGGCTCAGTTGTCGATGGCAACCGCCGGCGCAGCATCGTGGTTCGGATGCCTGAACAACTCCGCGCTGACGATGAGCAGATCAAAAGGCTGCCACTCCGAGTCGGCGAGACTGGCCTCATTCGGCTCGGC is a window encoding:
- a CDS encoding TolC family protein — encoded protein: MGQISPTIQGAVMLLMLLRSALTFAVEPSPVAVDALVAETVARNPELQFYEAEIAAARGGSTSAGAWANPELGSELGHKSVHDLGGNNIGDGPSWSVSLSQTFEFPGRLSLRKAIANRQVELAELGLQQFRAALAMRARSLAYRLLAAQQRAAAADEVSKRFQDLLAVLVQRDVAGIAPMLETRIVEASALTLNRRSSEARIAARDAQFELNQLRGLPISTPVEVSRTHLPLKPAPALDTLLATARERNFSIRARIAELEQQGLRVQLSRNERWPSVRVAPFIKEENAGDRERQVGLGVSIPLPLLNLNAGNIEAAKARETQAEVALTVALREVERRIAAARNAYETFLAEIARSPTDAVQKFRDAARMGDEHYRLGALPIGTYTALQTQYLDAVDALLSTQADALEARQQLELFSGLKLDDEPVAARNTAADQSPLSNPLPSLPAND
- a CDS encoding CusA/CzcA family heavy metal efflux RND transporter, translating into MTDRILEFALRNRALVLLAAFGLLGAGSWSAVHLPIDAVPDITGVQVQVNTEVSALAAEESEKLVTRPIEVELAGLPGVEEMRSLTKFGLSQVTLQFADGTDIYRARQLVAERLQNAIEQLPPRTTPKLAPISTGLGEIFYYNVQYKPDARHKPASEMDQLIELSEIQEYAIKPLLRTVPGIVEINGSGGYEKQYVIQPKPEALEDVGMTFSELAEIIEQNVENAGGGIISRDGQQLTIRAVSRVTTPEEIGNLPIKFGAAVRPLLVKDVAEVSFGTKVRTGAATLNGHETVIGTTLMLAGENGREVGERVKARIAEIQTKLPEGVEIVPQYDRSQLIDRTVATVKNNLFEGAILVVAVLLALLGNWRAALIVATAIPLSFLFALTGMLRGGVSGNLMSLGAVDFGLIIDGAVVIVENIVRQLGSRQHKLGRVLTDQERSAVVLAASKQVGSPMFFGVVIITIVYIPILALSGIEGKMFHPMAITVMLALAGALLLALTLMPVLCSFLLRGKIDEGDNVLMRLAKAAYEPSLRAALKLRWVVVVAAVLLFAGSLLVFGRLGAEFVPKLDEGSITAMLYKPVGMSLEASMQTDIAVETLLLKEFPELNRIFSRIGTSAIASDPMPPNESDVYVFYKPLAEWPKTAGRPTNKAELRERIEAALKEMNPEYDILFAQPIEMRFNEMLEGTKTELSVKIFGTDYDVLETLATQIKAILETTPGAAQVEYETEGRTPQLQIEVKRAALQRYSLQAGEVNKAVSAALGGQIVGSVVDGNRRRSIVVRMPEQLRADDEQIKRLPLRVGETGLIRLGNVVEFKTLKTVEPIRRDDGQRRAALMVNLGGRDVESFVHDAEQRIKERVQLPENYIVEFGGQFKNLQEARTRLAVVVPSALLLIFILIFLAFGSVRQALIVYSGIPLAMTGGVAALWLRGMPFSITAAVGFIALSGVAVLNGLVLVTYFNQLRAQGRTIRDAVLEGSFTRLRPVLVTALVASLGFVPMAIATGAGAEVQRPLATVVIGGVASSTVLTLIVLPVLYWMVHRQENFAGRAT